CCTCCCAGCCAGAGCTGGAGACGGCCCCGGCGCCAGTCAAGCGTTCCTTTGACTATCGTGAGTGTTGGACTATCTCTGGAATCTTGCGAGTATCCGATAATTATGAATCCTTTTTGATGCAGTCACCGAGTATCTGGAGTGCACTGCCCCGCCGCCACCAATCTTTGATCTCCACCCAAAGGCGTGTACCTCAACGCTGGACTGTTTCCCGAACGTGTGCTGCCAGGAGGCGGGTCTCCGGCACTGTCGTCCGCCCAAGAAGTCTGTGCTCACACTGATGGCCAATTTTCTCAATGTGGACTTCGTGAAGCGACTCACACAGAACATTGTTATCAAATAAGCCCGGCACTTTACACCCAGTGCCACCAAtcgtacatatacatatgtaccttATGTACGACGTATGTACATTGTTGTATATACAGTCGGATCTGCTCTGTGTGAGTGCACCTTCGTTTCAACAATTTTAGAACTGCCGCCGTGATATCTCACTCGTATTTGTTTACCTAAGTTGATAAACAGAACGAatcatgtacatatgtacacacaaTATTTGTAGACATACTGCGCATTATGTATACCGAACAGTTCAGTTCCATTCCCCGTCTAAGCCTGTACCGAGGCCTCCTAGTATTAGATGTAGCACATACACACTTCTTAAGTTTCTTTCGTAGtcttatacaaaataaaacacCATTATTCGTACACTACAAATGTGGTTAAGGTTGGGGCGGGTCTTTGGTTACCATCGTACCCGTAAACCCGGGTCAATTTCAAACGAATTACTCTGCAGGTTCTTGCTCTTGACTCCTTTCTGTTACAAAATTATAagtaaatttacaatttgatGAGTCTATTGCACTGTCTTGGTATTGGAGGCTTAACTTGAACACTTTTAAAGTGTCGTTAAAGAGCTCGACAGCGAGAGAGGCTCGAGAAGATTGGGGGCACCGAGCACTCAAGAGAACATGAATATCACATGTGGAATAACATATGCTGTGTTCTGTCGACCCCCCTTAAAAATagtacgtacatacatacgtctGTTTATCCTAAGAAAGAGAGCACAAACAGACCAAATGATTTCGCAACTGAAAAACCAGACACGACGACACTGACACCGCTCAAGTTTCAATTGGGTTTATTGGACATTATGCAAAGCGAGGAACAAATTATAAAATAGGTGCTGCATGACGTTTGCCTGTCTTCCATTTGGAGAgtacaaaaaataatacaacGTTATCGGTGCGGGTATGTGGATGGATGCCAGTAGGCTTGGGCGGGCTTGGGATACCCCTCACTTGGAGCAGCCGCACTTGGCCTTGTTGTCGCCACCGCACTTGCAGTCAGTGCCGCAGTTGCAGGCTCCCTTGGGTGTCTGGGTGGCGCATTTGCAACCTGGAGATGCGAAGAAGGACTCAATTAGTTCACAGGATGACACTGGATATTCTTGTGTTTAAACTTACCGGATCCGCATGGGCAAGGCATTTTGAGTTTGGTTTTTGTTGGTTAGTTCACTTGAGGAAGAGTAGAGAAGGTGATTGGATTGTTCACTTGACTGATGCACATCTGCCGGATGCGCCCTGCTTTATACACCGTCGAAACGCGGCTTTCCACACGGCCGGCGGAAAATTTCAATTCCGATTCCCGTTTTGCACACGCCGGCCGGCCggctgtgtgggtgtggggcCGTGCGCAAGAGCTTCCGCGCGTTGGGGTTCGTGTCGGGGCTAAAGCTTTCGTAAACGGGTCCGTGGCTATGCGCAGACGCTTGAAAATCTGGCCACCGTTGGATACTGGTGGgggcagcagtagcagcagcagggtAGCGTGGCTGGTGGGCGGGATTCGTATGGGATCCATTGGACGATTTCACAGTGCGGCCTGCAGCAAAGACCACGGGCAGAGTTACGGCGGCGGCAGAGACAACGACAACGTTAACAACAAATTCTGCAACGAATCGAAGTGCAACGAAATGCAAGTAACAATTGCGACGCAATTGAAGCTCTCCTCAGATCCTGCAAGCGGCAGGCCACTTTCCCGCAGCTACTATCGCGGCTTCTAGGCGCCCTCGCCTTCGCCATCGCCTCAATGTCTGTGTGAGTAGGCGGAACTGCAGCACAGATAAAATCGATAAAACCAAGCCAAAATAAAATAGGGGAAAATCACCAGCAAAGTGCGTGAGTGtgagagtgtgtgtgcgtgtgctgTTTGTgcatgtgtttgtgtgcggAGAAGGAAAACAATAAGTGCGAAACAACAAAACGGAACGGGACCCGGACACGGACGCGGATGCGGACACGGGGTCGCAGGACAATCATGCGGAAGTAAGCAGTTGGAACTTGGGCGGAAACAGACCGACCCCACTGTGCAAGCAAGCTGCTACTGTGGCTTGTCCAACAGTAATCGCCCTGCATTTCCCCCGCACATCAAAGCGTCGCTATTTATACGGGCCCGGCCATCATGCGATACCTGAGCGAACCGCCAACGCAATAATAATAGTATGTAACCCTAATCATAATGATAATGATGAGGttgatgccgatgccgatgccaatGCCGATCTGTCGCGTTGACAACAAAGtcacaaaaagtaaaaaaaatcAATACCCTTCCTTAAACCGGATGGCACATGGCTAAAATTAGCGCAACACTCACGCAGCGTAGTGTTTTTTCCCCTATTTGTGGTTGGGAACCCTGAAGCAGTGCGTCCCACagcccacacccacacccaccccACCCCTTAATCACCCATCGCACACCCGCAAAACCCACAGACGACGAAAAGGTTGTGTTGTGCGTGCGTGGGCGTTATGACCAACTGATTTGCTCTTAATCGTTGCAGATAAACGAAAGTATGGCGCTCAAGTAGAACATTCCACAAGCGGTCGACAGCAAGCAAACAAGCCAGCTCCGCTTCCGCCTCCGCATCCGCCTCTGCTGTTGCCAGCTCCTGTGTGGAGGAGCCAACCAATATCGAAACGATATACCACCCACCTCAATTCGCAGCGAGAGATGACGGAGCAAAAGAACCAGGTGACGCGTGCTGCACCGGAGCAGAGCAACGACTACCGAGTGGTGGTCTTTGGTGCCGGCGGCGTAGGGAAAAGCTCCTTGGTGCTGAGATTCATCAAAGGCACATTCCGGGAAAGCTACATTCCGACCATTGAGGACACCTACAGACAGGTGAGTGCTTCGCTGAGCTGAGCTTCTGGGTTCCCATTATCCCCTTAATTGCGATCATGACACTCGGCAGGTCATCAGCTGCAATAAGAACATTTGCACGCTGCAAATAACAGACACAACGGGATCGCATCAGTTCCCAGCCATGCAGCGACTGTCCATATCTAAGGGACACGCTTTCATCCTGGTCTACTCGGTGTGCTCCAAGCAAAGCCTGGAGGAGCTACGGCCCATCTGGGCGCTAATAAAAGAGCTCAAGGTAGGACAGTGCCACAGATCGTAGAGCATCACTTACCTTCCTCTCCT
This region of Drosophila miranda strain MSH22 chromosome 2, D.miranda_PacBio2.1, whole genome shotgun sequence genomic DNA includes:
- the LOC108156961 gene encoding metallothionein-1: MPCPCGSGCKCATQTPKGACNCGTDCKCGGDNKAKCGCSK
- the LOC108156960 gene encoding GTP-binding protein Di-Ras2 — protein: MTEQKNQVTRAAPEQSNDYRVVVFGAGGVGKSSLVLRFIKGTFRESYIPTIEDTYRQVISCNKNICTLQITDTTGSHQFPAMQRLSISKGHAFILVYSVCSKQSLEELRPIWALIKELKGADIPNIPVMLVGNKCDETAELREVSQIEGQAQATTWSISFMETSAKTNHNVTELFQELLNMEKTRTVSLQLDTKKQKKQKKEKKAKETNGAIPENGEASASASGGAKEKCRVM